Within Romboutsia sp. CE17, the genomic segment AAGAACTATATTTAAAAGGATGTATAACTGTAGCATCTACTCATTATGGAGAAATTAAAAAGTTTGCACTTCTTCATCCTGAATTTGAAAATGCAGGGATGATGTTTGATAAAGATACACTTGAACCATTATATAAACTTACTATAGGTAAATCTGAAAATAGTAATGCTTTATTTATTTCTAAAAAAATGGGTATAAGTGAAAAGGTACTACTTAAATCAAAGGATTATATAAATGATAAAAGTTATAACTTTGATTTATTAGATAGAAATAAAATTAATAAAAAAGTGGAAACTGTTGTTGAAAATAAAGAATATTATAATCTTTATGAAAAGGGCGATAAAGTTAAGTTACTAGATTATGATGACTATGGAATTGTTTATGAAGAAATGGATAAATACAATAATATAAAGGTATTATATAAAAATGATTTCATAGAAGTTAATATAAAAAGAGTAAATCCATATTTAAAGGCAAAAGATCTATATCCAGCTGATTACGATTTAAATAGTTTATTTACAAGCTATAAGGATAGAAAGCTAGAAAAAGATATAGCTAGAGGATCTAAAAAGGCTTTAAAGAAAATACAAAAAATAAAGGGACTGTAGGTAGTTTTGTGTAAATACAAACTTACCTACAGTCTTTTTTGAATGTAAAATTGGTAAGTTTGGAATAATATTCATATTAAACTTTTGGAGGTAAAGAAATGAAAGATCAAAGAGAAATAATTATTCCAGATTTAGACTACCAAGCTGAAGTAAGAAAATGTAAAACCATGGAAGATGTAGTTGGTAAAAATGGATTAATGCAAAAGCTGTTCAAAGATATTATCCAACAATTGCTAGAAGCAGAAATGGAAGAACATCTGGGAAGAGAAAGGCATGAAAGAAGTAATGAAGCTAATCCAAACTATAGGAATGGATATAGTTCTAAGACTATTGAAAGTAGTTTTGGTGAAGTTGGCCTAGATATACCAAGAGATAGAAAAGCACAATTTGAACCGAAGGTTGTTAAAAAGTATGAAACTGTATGTAATGAACTAGATAAAAAAATAATAGGTCTTTATGCCTGTGGTATGAGTGTAAGAGATATCCAATCTGAAATGGAAGAACTATATGGCATTGATGTGTCTCCTGCAATGATATCTAAGATAACAGATAAGGTTGTAGAGGCTGCCGCCGAATGGCAAAGCAGAGAACTTGATGAAATATACCCAATCGTATATATGGATGCTATGCATTTTAAAGTAAGAGATGATAATAAAATAGTTTCAAAGGCAGCATATATATGTATGGCTTTAGATATGAAAGGAAAAAAAGATATATTAGGTATTTGGATTGGTGAATCAGAAGGCGCA encodes:
- a CDS encoding IS256 family transposase, which translates into the protein MKDQREIIIPDLDYQAEVRKCKTMEDVVGKNGLMQKLFKDIIQQLLEAEMEEHLGRERHERSNEANPNYRNGYSSKTIESSFGEVGLDIPRDRKAQFEPKVVKKYETVCNELDKKIIGLYACGMSVRDIQSEMEELYGIDVSPAMISKITDKVVEAAAEWQSRELDEIYPIVYMDAMHFKVRDDNKIVSKAAYICMALDMKGKKDILGIWIGESEGAKFWLSVCNDLKNRGVDDILIACMDGLKGLPEAIKTVYPDVSIQTCIVHQIRNSLKYIASKDQREFMKDLKSVYRAFNEETALKNLDILKEKWYSKYSVVIDSWYNNWSNLNTYFEYPHEIRRIIYTTNALEGFNRQLRKYTKVRTVFPTDESLRKSLYLSTMKIMEKWTSPNQNWASTLGQLTIMFGERIPNSYTI